From the genome of Nakamurella flavida, one region includes:
- a CDS encoding phosphatase PAP2 family protein — MSRVPALLPAVLAQDAPATPADAAIGVTWMPYLLVGVALLVVGAVARLRARGADRGLREFLVVRGSTLLLIALLIGWLADAAAEGDGLTAVDRPVWSWFVTHRTGLTTVLAKVATEVGSTGVMAVLAALAAVWLWLRAGRRGDAVLVAVVTAGAGLLVTVSKPIVGRVRPPEGFRLVTETNQSFPSGHALASVAVLGVLAIVFLPRLSSAGRRAAGWALVAAAVLAIGASRLYLGVHWPTDVAGGWLTGAGWLLACLTVRTLGRRHPVLLRGGSATLLDHRPGRMWTGAPG; from the coding sequence ATGTCGCGCGTCCCCGCCCTGCTCCCGGCCGTGCTGGCCCAGGACGCCCCGGCCACCCCGGCCGACGCGGCGATCGGCGTCACCTGGATGCCCTACCTGCTGGTCGGCGTGGCTCTTCTCGTGGTGGGTGCGGTGGCCCGGCTCCGGGCCCGGGGGGCCGATCGCGGTCTGCGCGAGTTCCTGGTGGTGCGCGGGTCGACCCTGCTGCTGATCGCGCTGCTCATCGGGTGGTTGGCCGATGCCGCCGCCGAGGGTGACGGGTTGACCGCGGTCGACCGGCCCGTCTGGTCCTGGTTCGTCACCCACCGCACCGGCCTGACGACCGTCCTGGCGAAGGTGGCGACAGAGGTGGGCAGCACCGGGGTGATGGCCGTCCTGGCCGCACTGGCCGCGGTGTGGCTGTGGTTGCGGGCGGGGCGCCGCGGGGATGCCGTTCTGGTCGCCGTGGTCACCGCCGGAGCGGGCCTGCTGGTGACCGTGTCCAAGCCGATCGTCGGTCGGGTCCGGCCACCGGAGGGCTTCCGCCTGGTGACCGAGACCAATCAGTCGTTCCCGTCCGGGCATGCGCTGGCGTCGGTCGCCGTGCTCGGGGTCCTCGCCATCGTGTTCCTCCCCCGGCTCTCCTCCGCCGGGCGACGTGCTGCCGGGTGGGCCCTGGTCGCGGCGGCGGTGCTGGCCATTGGCGCCAGCCGGCTGTACCTGGGTGTCCACTGGCCGACCGACGTCGCCGGTGGCTGGCTGACCGGTGCCGGTTGGCTGCTGGCCTGCCTCACCGTGCGCACTCTCGGGCGGCGTCACCCCGTCCTGCTCCGGGGTGGTTCGGCCACCCTGCTCGACCACCGGCCAGGTCGGATGTGGACGGGTGCTCCCGGATGA
- a CDS encoding sensor histidine kinase has product MTAPTSLRHTLPSARSWQARLMPGTGGRDAAAVGRPRWWRSRVQDGAGLAAALVGRANRYPLAADAALALLLALGTLPDAVGRNGGGTALALHVALWLPVVFRRRAPLVVFGILAAIAFVQWLTGIELAADLALLIALYTVAAHRRRGRALLAASVLEIGVVLATLTWGHEDGPVRTFVQLSGVVVAALLLGTTVQSRQRGYAVLQERAERLERERDQQAAIAAAGERARIAREMHDIVAHSLSVMITLADGARMTDRAEDARAAMAQVSRTGRDALADTRRVLGVLRDDESAATRQPAPTIATLDTLLDTVRSTGLTVDMTVHGRRFDVTPTAQTALYRIVQEALTNTVKHAGASRAEVGLEYDDPALRVRITDDGPDTGHRGRGTGHGILGIGERAALFGGSAQAGPGPGGGWQVTATLARTHGPAA; this is encoded by the coding sequence ATGACCGCTCCGACGAGCCTGCGTCACACGCTCCCGTCCGCCCGCTCCTGGCAGGCTCGCCTCATGCCGGGGACCGGAGGTCGCGATGCCGCAGCGGTCGGGCGGCCGCGATGGTGGCGCTCCCGGGTCCAGGACGGCGCCGGCCTGGCCGCGGCACTGGTCGGCCGGGCCAACCGGTATCCGCTGGCCGCGGATGCGGCCCTGGCCCTGCTGCTCGCCCTGGGCACCCTGCCGGACGCCGTCGGACGCAACGGCGGCGGGACGGCCCTGGCGCTGCACGTCGCCCTGTGGCTGCCCGTGGTGTTCCGCCGGCGGGCGCCCCTGGTGGTGTTCGGGATCCTGGCCGCGATCGCGTTCGTGCAGTGGCTCACCGGGATCGAGCTCGCCGCCGACCTCGCCCTGCTGATCGCGCTCTACACCGTGGCGGCGCACCGTCGTCGGGGCCGGGCCCTGCTGGCCGCGTCCGTTCTCGAGATCGGGGTCGTCCTGGCCACCCTCACCTGGGGTCACGAGGACGGCCCGGTCCGCACCTTCGTGCAGCTGTCCGGCGTCGTGGTCGCCGCGCTGCTCCTGGGCACGACGGTGCAGAGCCGGCAGCGGGGTTACGCCGTGCTGCAGGAGCGCGCGGAACGGTTGGAGCGGGAGCGCGATCAGCAGGCCGCCATCGCCGCGGCGGGCGAACGCGCGCGGATCGCGCGCGAGATGCACGACATCGTGGCCCACAGCCTGTCGGTGATGATCACGCTGGCCGACGGCGCCCGGATGACCGACCGCGCCGAGGATGCCCGGGCCGCCATGGCGCAGGTGTCGCGCACCGGCCGGGACGCCCTCGCCGACACCCGGCGGGTGCTCGGGGTCCTGCGCGACGACGAGTCCGCGGCCACCCGGCAACCGGCGCCGACCATCGCCACGCTCGACACCCTGCTCGACACGGTCCGGTCCACCGGTCTGACGGTCGACATGACCGTGCACGGCAGACGTTTCGACGTCACCCCGACCGCCCAGACCGCCCTGTACCGGATCGTGCAGGAGGCGCTGACCAACACCGTCAAACACGCCGGGGCGAGCCGCGCGGAGGTGGGTCTGGAGTACGACGACCCGGCGCTCCGGGTCCGGATCACCGACGACGGACCGGACACCGGCCACCGGGGCCGGGGCACCGGCCACGGCATCCTGGGGATCGGCGAGCGGGCCGCCCTGTTCGGCGGCTCGGCCCAGGCCGGCCCTGGCCCGGGCGGCGGCTGGCAGGTCACGGCGACCCTCGCCCGCACGCACGGACCCGCGGCGTGA
- a CDS encoding response regulator, producing the protein MTTVVLADDQPLIRMGFRLVLGSTPDITVIGEADNGGQAVELAVRLDPDVVLMDVRMPGTDGIEATRQVVERAPRSRVLILTTFDLDEYAFAGLHAGASGFLLKDVEPAELISAIRTVARGDAVIAPRVTRRLLDTFASSLPGAPGPGAPLLDRLTPREREVLVQVATGRSNSEIAEQLFLSETTVKTHLGRVLTKLELRDRVQVVVFAFQNGLAPTAGS; encoded by the coding sequence GTGACGACGGTCGTGCTGGCCGACGACCAGCCGCTGATCCGGATGGGCTTCCGCCTGGTCCTCGGGTCGACGCCCGACATCACCGTCATCGGGGAGGCCGACAACGGCGGTCAGGCCGTGGAGCTGGCCGTCCGCCTCGATCCGGACGTCGTGCTGATGGATGTGCGGATGCCCGGTACGGACGGCATCGAGGCCACCCGGCAGGTCGTGGAGCGAGCACCGAGGTCCCGGGTGCTCATCCTCACCACGTTCGACCTGGACGAGTACGCCTTCGCCGGGCTGCACGCAGGGGCCAGCGGGTTCCTCCTCAAGGACGTCGAACCCGCGGAACTGATCTCCGCCATCCGTACCGTCGCCCGGGGTGATGCGGTCATCGCACCCCGGGTCACCCGCCGTCTGCTGGACACCTTCGCCTCCAGCCTTCCCGGGGCCCCCGGTCCCGGTGCCCCGCTGCTGGATCGGCTGACCCCGCGGGAACGGGAGGTGCTGGTCCAGGTGGCGACCGGCCGGTCCAACTCGGAGATCGCCGAACAGCTGTTCCTGTCCGAGACCACGGTCAAGACCCATCTCGGGCGCGTGCTGACCAAGCTCGAACTCCGCGACCGTGTCCAGGTCGTGGTGTTCGCCTTCCAGAACGGGCTCGCACCCACCGCCGGATCCTGA
- a CDS encoding DedA family protein, with protein MTSAALLPGWLDPATMIDGFGSWATLGVALIIFAECGLLLGFFLPGDTLLFLAGLLAASARTGGQGLHVPVAVLIAVLAVAAFVGNVVGYAIGRKVGPAVFTDRSRFLKREYVERAEAFFARYGRIAVVLARFVPVVRTLATVMAGVSRMNLRVYTLYSAIGGVLWVTAVTLAGYFLGRIPFVRDHIDLISVAAVLVVVVGLAVPAVSHLRRRRGRSPGSVA; from the coding sequence ATGACCAGCGCCGCCCTGCTCCCCGGCTGGCTCGACCCGGCCACCATGATCGACGGATTCGGTTCCTGGGCCACCCTGGGTGTCGCGCTGATCATCTTCGCCGAGTGCGGGTTGCTCCTCGGCTTCTTCCTGCCCGGCGACACCCTGCTCTTCCTCGCCGGGCTGCTCGCGGCCTCGGCCCGCACCGGCGGCCAGGGGCTGCACGTTCCGGTGGCCGTGCTCATCGCCGTCCTGGCCGTCGCGGCGTTCGTCGGCAACGTGGTCGGGTACGCGATCGGTCGGAAGGTCGGACCGGCGGTGTTCACCGACCGGTCGCGCTTCCTCAAGCGGGAGTACGTCGAGCGGGCCGAGGCGTTCTTCGCGCGCTACGGACGGATCGCCGTGGTGCTGGCCAGGTTCGTGCCCGTCGTCCGCACCCTGGCCACCGTCATGGCCGGCGTCTCGCGGATGAACCTGCGGGTCTACACCCTGTACTCCGCCATCGGTGGCGTCCTCTGGGTCACCGCCGTCACCCTGGCCGGGTACTTCCTCGGGCGGATTCCCTTCGTCCGCGACCACATCGATCTGATCTCCGTCGCTGCCGTGCTGGTGGTCGTCGTCGGCCTGGCCGTCCCCGCCGTGTCCCACCTGCGCCGTCGACGCGGGCGATCGCCCGGCTCCGTGGCCTGA
- a CDS encoding glycoside hydrolase family 15 protein, with protein MITLPPASETVDGYPRIEDHALIGDGVTAALVGTDGAIRWLCLPRFDGPALFASLLDRTRGGEWTLRPADDAAIRSLHQEYLTDTAVTRTVLTTDTGTVEILDALTVDSAFVEHASSAVGELVRLATVTDGAVELRTTLSGRGGVQADGDDRAVSVTGAGSTVRLTVTREVPGLADLDGRVTLTAGESVALVLRWADGPTDVHSPDDARAALDRTAQVWRDWAECIDFTGRHVDLVRRSAVTLKLCDFPPNGAIVAAPTASLPEAIGGERNWDYRFTWVRDAAYTVYALRRIGLSAEADGFLEWVLDNCMRHQRPHLLYTLDGEPLGPETEDPDLEGYRGSPPVRWGNGAADQIQHDVYGEILDCAWQFVRAGGELDDVRWEALLALGRLAEENWRTPDHGIWEIRDTGRPFTYSVAMCQVAADRLSRIAETTGRTDHVAHWRELSDTIRAELLERAFDEDSGIFNEHLDEPGTLDSSLLALPLRRVVAKDDPRMAATTRAVAERLAAGTDTGLLYRYLHTESPDGLEGEEGSFLLCSFWWVDNLVGSGEFDRAQALFDSLCARVNHVGLLPEQIDPHTDEFLGNFPQAFSHIGLISSAVNLERNRPR; from the coding sequence ATGATCACCCTGCCCCCCGCGAGCGAGACCGTCGACGGCTATCCCCGTATCGAGGACCACGCCCTGATCGGCGACGGCGTCACGGCCGCACTGGTCGGGACGGACGGCGCCATCCGTTGGCTCTGCCTCCCCCGCTTCGACGGACCGGCCCTGTTCGCCTCGTTGCTGGACCGGACCCGCGGTGGGGAGTGGACCCTGCGGCCGGCCGACGACGCGGCCATCCGCTCGCTGCACCAGGAGTACCTGACCGACACCGCGGTGACCCGCACGGTCCTCACCACCGACACCGGCACCGTGGAGATCCTGGACGCCCTCACCGTCGACTCCGCGTTCGTCGAGCACGCGTCCTCGGCCGTGGGCGAGCTGGTCCGCCTGGCCACGGTCACCGACGGCGCCGTCGAGCTGCGCACGACCCTGAGCGGACGGGGCGGCGTGCAGGCCGACGGCGACGACCGGGCGGTCAGCGTCACCGGGGCGGGGTCCACCGTGCGGCTCACCGTGACCCGCGAGGTCCCCGGCCTGGCCGACCTGGACGGACGGGTCACCCTGACCGCCGGCGAGTCGGTGGCCCTGGTGCTGCGCTGGGCCGACGGGCCGACCGACGTGCACTCCCCCGACGACGCCCGGGCCGCGCTCGACCGCACCGCACAGGTATGGCGGGACTGGGCGGAATGCATCGACTTCACCGGCCGCCACGTCGATCTCGTCCGGCGCAGCGCCGTCACCCTCAAGCTCTGCGACTTCCCTCCCAACGGCGCCATCGTCGCCGCACCCACCGCCTCGCTGCCCGAAGCCATCGGTGGCGAGCGGAACTGGGACTACCGCTTCACCTGGGTGCGTGACGCCGCCTACACCGTCTACGCGCTCCGTCGCATCGGCCTCAGCGCCGAGGCCGACGGATTCCTGGAATGGGTGCTGGACAACTGCATGCGGCACCAGCGCCCCCACCTGCTCTACACCCTGGACGGTGAGCCGCTCGGGCCGGAGACGGAGGATCCCGATCTGGAGGGCTACCGGGGGTCGCCGCCCGTGCGGTGGGGCAACGGCGCCGCGGATCAGATCCAGCACGACGTCTACGGCGAGATCCTCGACTGCGCCTGGCAGTTCGTCCGCGCCGGGGGTGAGCTCGACGACGTCCGGTGGGAGGCCCTGCTGGCGCTGGGCCGGCTCGCCGAGGAGAACTGGCGCACGCCGGACCACGGCATCTGGGAGATCCGGGACACCGGCCGGCCGTTCACCTACTCGGTCGCCATGTGCCAGGTGGCCGCCGACCGGCTGTCCCGGATCGCCGAGACGACCGGTCGGACCGATCACGTCGCGCACTGGCGGGAGCTGTCGGACACGATCCGGGCCGAGTTGCTGGAGCGTGCGTTCGACGAGGACAGCGGGATCTTCAACGAACACCTGGACGAGCCCGGCACGCTGGACTCCAGCCTGCTCGCACTGCCGCTGCGCCGCGTGGTCGCCAAGGACGACCCCCGGATGGCGGCCACCACCCGGGCGGTGGCCGAGCGACTCGCGGCCGGCACCGACACCGGTCTGCTCTACCGGTATCTGCACACCGAGTCGCCGGACGGGCTGGAAGGCGAGGAGGGTTCGTTCCTGCTGTGCTCGTTCTGGTGGGTGGACAACCTCGTGGGTTCCGGCGAGTTCGACCGCGCCCAGGCCCTGTTCGACAGCCTGTGCGCCCGGGTGAACCACGTCGGGCTGCTGCCCGAGCAGATCGACCCGCACACCGACGAGTTCCTCGGTAACTTCCCGCAGGCGTTCAGCCACATCGGGCTGATCAGCAGCGCGGTGAACCTGGAACGCAACCGGCCCCGGTGA
- a CDS encoding SDR family NAD(P)-dependent oxidoreductase produces the protein MAGRVAVITGAASGIGAATAVRLAAAGAAVVVGHHPPDGHDVSAVLDEAVARGADRDALRVVPVDVQDPASVQELVDTAARAFGRVDVAVANAAIARTAPLLQMTEAQFTQTLDIDLAGVWRLFRSALTPMRAQGGGRLLATTSTVGNHEAWVDHAHYAAAKAGVSGLVRSLAAELGPDGITVNAVAPGIIRTPQTLDAVNSLGAAGIDRTAGQQPVRRVGEPADIAAAFHYLASDEASFVTGQVLVVDGGRTLVR, from the coding sequence CTGGCCGGACGGGTCGCGGTGATCACCGGAGCCGCGTCCGGCATCGGGGCGGCGACCGCAGTGCGCCTGGCCGCGGCCGGTGCGGCCGTCGTCGTCGGCCACCATCCGCCGGACGGCCACGACGTCTCCGCCGTGCTCGACGAGGCGGTGGCCCGGGGGGCGGACCGGGACGCGCTGCGCGTCGTGCCCGTCGACGTCCAGGACCCCGCGTCGGTGCAGGAACTCGTCGACACGGCGGCGCGGGCCTTCGGCCGCGTCGACGTGGCCGTGGCCAACGCCGCCATCGCCCGCACCGCGCCGCTGCTGCAGATGACCGAGGCGCAGTTCACCCAGACCCTGGACATCGACCTGGCCGGGGTCTGGCGGCTGTTCCGCTCGGCCCTCACCCCGATGCGGGCGCAGGGTGGCGGACGGTTGCTGGCCACCACGTCCACGGTCGGCAACCACGAGGCCTGGGTGGACCACGCGCACTACGCGGCGGCCAAGGCCGGGGTCAGTGGGCTGGTCCGCAGTCTGGCCGCCGAACTGGGACCGGACGGGATCACCGTGAACGCGGTGGCGCCCGGGATCATCCGCACCCCCCAGACCCTGGACGCGGTCAACTCGCTCGGCGCGGCCGGGATCGACCGGACCGCGGGGCAGCAGCCGGTGCGCCGAGTCGGGGAACCCGCCGACATCGCCGCGGCATTCCACTACCTGGCCAGTGACGAGGCGTCCTTCGTCACCGGCCAGGTGCTGGTGGTCGACGGCGGGCGCACCCTGGTGCGCTGA
- a CDS encoding SDR family NAD(P)-dependent oxidoreductase: protein MTGRFTDRVVVVSGAAGGIGRALVGRFAQEGAHVVATDRDEALLDAPAVRDHADRVRPVLADLTDPVAVASVLSAATAVTGRVDVLVNNAGHFGGSTLLDTTDTEWDWYLDVNLRTQFLMSRAFVGAMVGQEAVAGVRGRIVNTTSQLGITAPPAALGYTVAKAGVIALTRSIAVDYAGAGIVANAVAPGRIITGDHPGEADYLRDGTVDTATAYSLRRTPFPRLGAVTDVVGSVLFLAGDDCTFVSGAVLSVDGGWTAS, encoded by the coding sequence GTGACAGGGAGGTTCACCGACCGGGTGGTGGTGGTCTCCGGCGCGGCCGGGGGCATCGGACGCGCCCTGGTCGGCCGTTTCGCCCAGGAGGGAGCGCATGTGGTGGCCACCGATCGGGACGAGGCCCTGCTGGACGCCCCGGCCGTGCGTGACCACGCCGACCGGGTCCGCCCCGTGCTGGCCGATCTGACCGATCCCGTCGCGGTCGCGTCGGTGCTGTCGGCGGCGACCGCGGTGACCGGTCGGGTGGACGTCCTGGTCAACAACGCCGGGCACTTCGGCGGCTCCACCCTGCTGGACACCACCGACACCGAATGGGACTGGTACCTGGATGTCAACCTGCGGACGCAGTTCCTCATGAGTCGCGCCTTCGTCGGGGCGATGGTCGGCCAGGAAGCGGTCGCCGGCGTGCGGGGGCGCATCGTGAACACCACCTCCCAGCTGGGCATCACCGCCCCGCCGGCCGCCCTCGGCTACACCGTGGCCAAGGCCGGGGTCATCGCCCTGACCCGGTCGATCGCCGTGGACTACGCGGGTGCCGGCATCGTCGCCAACGCGGTGGCCCCGGGGCGGATCATCACCGGCGACCACCCGGGGGAGGCCGACTACCTGCGGGACGGGACCGTGGACACCGCCACCGCGTATTCGTTGCGGCGCACACCCTTTCCGCGACTGGGTGCGGTGACCGACGTCGTCGGGTCCGTGCTGTTCCTCGCCGGCGACGACTGCACGTTCGTCTCCGGCGCGGTGCTCAGCGTCGACGGCGGCTGGACGGCGTCATGA